Proteins encoded by one window of Paenibacillus urinalis:
- a CDS encoding NlpC/P60 family protein, translating to MKKFGKYMLFSSLLAAGLIMGNGQADASSSSTNTVNIQVNSNLIDFPDAEPFLDQNYSTQVPVRMLADEMNYTIKVFKSGKETVVKLSKGGTTIRIQTNQTTAMVNSSKVSLGTQVFIRNDRTYVPIRFVSEAMGYDVTWKKDLMLAMISTTGKTYSPALIPNDHVKGTSIVNEAMNHIGVPYVYGGSTTSGFDCSGLVKYVFDKYGVSLPRTAATQYNQGSSVSKGNLQQGDLVFFKTTGSSISHVGIYVGNNNFISATSSSGVKIDSLDNTYWGPKYVGAKRVL from the coding sequence ATGAAGAAGTTTGGTAAATATATGTTGTTCTCATCCCTGCTCGCAGCTGGGTTAATCATGGGTAATGGACAAGCAGATGCATCCTCATCCAGTACCAATACGGTAAATATTCAAGTGAACAGTAATCTGATCGATTTCCCAGATGCGGAGCCATTCCTGGATCAGAATTACAGTACACAAGTGCCGGTCCGCATGCTTGCTGACGAAATGAACTATACGATTAAAGTATTTAAGAGCGGAAAAGAAACGGTGGTCAAGCTGTCCAAGGGCGGTACAACCATTCGTATTCAAACCAACCAGACGACTGCGATGGTCAATAGCAGCAAAGTAAGTCTTGGCACGCAAGTGTTCATCCGAAATGACCGTACATATGTACCCATTCGTTTTGTATCAGAAGCCATGGGCTATGACGTAACTTGGAAAAAGGATCTTATGCTGGCCATGATTAGCACAACCGGTAAAACATACAGCCCTGCACTTATTCCAAACGACCATGTCAAAGGCACCAGCATTGTAAATGAAGCGATGAATCACATCGGCGTTCCTTATGTTTACGGCGGTTCAACCACAAGCGGGTTCGACTGCTCTGGTCTGGTTAAATATGTATTCGATAAATACGGAGTATCCCTGCCGCGTACAGCAGCTACCCAATATAACCAAGGCTCATCTGTATCCAAAGGAAACCTGCAGCAAGGCGATCTGGTCTTCTTCAAGACAACAGGAAGCTCGATCTCTCATGTCGGTATCTATGTAGGAAACAATAATTTTATTTCAGCGACCAGTTCCTCCGGTGTAAAAATCGACAGCCTGGACAATACCTATTGGGGTCCTAAATACGTCGGTGCAAAAAGAGTTCTATAA
- a CDS encoding cell wall hydrolase, with protein sequence MRKLTKRLMICAALLGAYGTVAAPAGASAAVMQQGIQSADVLDLQERLSSIGFMNAGSTGYYGKATEQAVRSFQKQFGLKIDGIAGPETISVLKKKAPINQTSLNQLAKAIHGEARGESFEGQVAVGAVILNRVQSDAFPDSITEVILQPRQFTAVDDGQYNLAPDETAIKAAKSALNGWDPSGGALYYYNPEIATSEWSKERPAIKQIGNHLFTN encoded by the coding sequence ATGAGAAAACTGACAAAACGACTAATGATCTGTGCTGCGCTTCTGGGAGCGTATGGAACGGTTGCTGCACCGGCAGGTGCAAGTGCTGCGGTAATGCAGCAGGGAATTCAGAGTGCTGATGTGCTGGACTTGCAGGAAAGACTAAGCAGTATCGGATTTATGAATGCAGGGTCAACAGGATATTACGGTAAGGCAACGGAGCAGGCCGTTCGCTCCTTCCAAAAGCAATTTGGACTCAAGATTGACGGAATCGCAGGGCCAGAGACGATCAGCGTGCTTAAGAAAAAAGCACCGATTAACCAAACCTCACTGAATCAACTAGCCAAGGCCATCCATGGCGAGGCCCGGGGAGAATCCTTTGAAGGTCAAGTAGCGGTCGGAGCAGTGATCTTAAACCGGGTTCAATCGGATGCATTCCCGGACTCCATCACAGAGGTCATTCTGCAGCCAAGACAGTTTACCGCCGTAGATGACGGCCAATACAATTTGGCTCCTGATGAGACTGCGATCAAGGCGGCAAAGAGTGCGCTCAATGGCTGGGATCCGTCAGGTGGAGCTCTGTACTACTATAACCCTGAGATCGCAACCTCCGAATGGAGCAAGGAACGTCCAGCGATCAAGCAGATCGGTAATCATCTGTTTACGAACTAA
- a CDS encoding substrate-binding domain-containing protein, which yields MTDISYTTEEIAQLLKISKLTVYDLIKKGQLTAYRVGKQMRVDHSDLEAYKQRSKGVGQYSSEETRSLTPVIDAPANPPAVQVTTQGVRQVVITGQDMSLDILVRHIEKRSPGIRPLRSYVGSLDSLISMYQGHSDIVSTHLLDGDTGEYNIPYIRKLLIGCSYKVVNLMSRRAGLYVQPGNPHELHEWKDLAKPGIRMVNRERGAGARVLLEEQLRMHGIAARELMGYYDEESNHLAVAGRVASKQADVGVGIEKAATIVQGVEFIPLTIERYDLVLINKPENEVLIRTVLDILRSESFIRELGSISGYNLSRTGEVLFEA from the coding sequence GTGACTGATATTTCCTATACAACCGAGGAAATCGCCCAGCTACTAAAAATATCAAAATTAACGGTGTACGATCTGATTAAGAAGGGGCAGCTTACAGCCTATCGTGTAGGTAAGCAGATGCGGGTCGACCACTCTGATCTTGAGGCGTACAAGCAGCGCTCCAAAGGGGTTGGTCAATATTCTAGTGAGGAGACAAGATCTTTAACTCCGGTGATCGATGCTCCTGCGAATCCACCAGCTGTTCAGGTGACGACTCAGGGAGTAAGGCAAGTGGTGATTACAGGACAAGATATGAGCCTCGATATTTTGGTGCGGCATATAGAGAAGCGCTCGCCTGGCATCAGGCCGCTTAGATCCTACGTAGGCAGCCTGGACAGCTTAATTTCCATGTATCAGGGACATTCCGATATTGTCAGCACCCATCTACTGGACGGAGATACCGGAGAATACAACATTCCTTATATTCGCAAATTGCTGATCGGCTGCTCTTATAAAGTTGTGAATTTGATGAGCAGACGAGCAGGACTATACGTTCAGCCTGGCAATCCTCATGAACTGCATGAGTGGAAGGATCTGGCCAAGCCGGGAATTCGTATGGTGAACCGGGAGCGGGGTGCAGGAGCACGGGTGCTGCTTGAGGAACAGCTTCGTATGCATGGGATCGCTGCCCGAGAGCTAATGGGCTATTATGACGAGGAATCCAATCATTTGGCTGTGGCCGGAAGGGTCGCTTCCAAACAGGCAGATGTCGGAGTAGGCATCGAGAAAGCGGCAACGATTGTGCAAGGGGTGGAATTCATTCCGCTGACGATAGAGAGATATGACCTTGTGTTAATAAACAAGCCCGAGAATGAAGTGCTTATCCGAACTGTTCTGGATATATTGCGTTCCGAGTCCTTTATCCGGGAGCTGGGTTCAATATCGGGATATAATCTATCCCGGACAGGGGAAGTGCTGTTTGAGGCTTGA
- a CDS encoding ATP-dependent DNA helicase, which yields MERYPFSYNPTEPFVKQVGDWVADVFYDMLPEHGFEVRDEQIYMAYQLERAYADKKTIFAEAGVGTGKTLVYLLYAVNYARYTRKPAVIACADESLIEQLVKPEGDIAKLARYLGLNIDARLGKSPDQYICLKKMDGARLKDEDAGVIEEVYDSLPDFVHSPGTLQTFSPYGDRKEYPHLNDEQWDKISWDSFQDCFVCDKRHRCGMTLSRDHYRKSTDLIICSHDYYMEHVWTYEGRKREGQLPLLPEHSSVVFDEGHLLESAAQHALSYKLKHTAFEEMITRLLDGEIRETLAERVEDAIDQSKVVFSLVQELSTTIPGSDRKRVGVNEALLIQLNHWNDTLEAIDEELVFESGLHTLNEYKLRIVEVHLEMIQTALQLFRQPGSYICWAEESEDGDVTLAVMPQKVKEVLEQRVFGLNMPIVFSSATLSVGQSFDYVADSLGITDYLSFSVNSPYNYADQMRLIVPEELCEAGELRSEVLFAKKLASAAKLLAHSEGRALLLFTTMEELRRFKQAAAQHPYFASYKMLFEGDREISSLIADFQNNEETVLCATSLWEGLDVPGPSLSNVMIWSLPYPPEDPVFMAKREAAESSYEEVDMPYMLLRLRQGLGRLIRSSSDQGIAAVLDPEIVADSKVRERVEAVLPQGAVLRVEKI from the coding sequence GTGGAGCGATATCCTTTCTCCTATAATCCGACCGAGCCTTTCGTGAAGCAAGTGGGCGATTGGGTGGCGGATGTATTTTATGATATGTTGCCCGAGCATGGTTTTGAAGTGCGGGATGAACAGATTTATATGGCGTATCAGCTGGAAAGAGCCTATGCCGACAAGAAGACGATATTTGCAGAAGCAGGTGTCGGTACGGGGAAGACGCTCGTGTATTTGCTGTATGCGGTGAACTATGCCCGTTATACCCGTAAACCAGCTGTAATTGCTTGTGCGGACGAATCGTTAATTGAGCAGCTCGTCAAGCCGGAAGGCGATATTGCCAAGCTTGCACGCTACTTGGGATTGAACATTGACGCAAGACTGGGGAAATCCCCGGATCAATATATTTGTCTTAAAAAGATGGACGGCGCCCGCCTTAAGGATGAGGATGCCGGTGTAATTGAAGAGGTATATGACAGTCTGCCGGACTTCGTCCATTCGCCTGGAACGCTGCAGACCTTCTCGCCCTATGGGGACAGGAAGGAATATCCCCATCTAAACGATGAGCAGTGGGACAAGATCAGCTGGGATTCTTTCCAGGATTGTTTTGTGTGCGACAAAAGGCATCGCTGCGGGATGACCCTCTCGAGAGATCATTACCGTAAGTCCACCGATCTCATCATTTGTTCTCACGATTATTATATGGAGCATGTCTGGACGTATGAAGGGAGAAAGAGGGAAGGTCAGCTTCCGCTGCTTCCTGAGCACAGCTCTGTCGTGTTTGACGAAGGCCATCTGCTGGAATCTGCTGCACAGCATGCGCTCAGCTATAAGCTGAAGCACACCGCTTTTGAAGAGATGATTACAAGGCTTCTGGATGGAGAAATACGTGAAACGCTCGCTGAGCGGGTAGAGGATGCCATTGACCAAAGTAAAGTGGTATTCAGCTTGGTTCAAGAGCTCAGTACTACCATTCCGGGATCAGATCGAAAAAGAGTGGGTGTTAATGAGGCTTTGCTCATACAGTTAAATCACTGGAATGATACGCTTGAGGCGATTGACGAGGAGCTGGTGTTCGAAAGCGGCCTGCACACACTCAATGAATATAAGCTTCGAATTGTGGAGGTGCACCTTGAGATGATTCAAACTGCTCTCCAGCTGTTCAGACAGCCTGGCAGCTATATTTGCTGGGCAGAAGAGAGCGAGGATGGCGACGTAACGCTAGCTGTTATGCCGCAAAAGGTCAAAGAAGTGCTGGAGCAGCGAGTATTCGGGCTGAATATGCCGATCGTATTCTCCTCTGCAACACTATCCGTAGGACAGTCTTTTGATTATGTCGCTGATAGTCTTGGTATTACCGATTATTTATCGTTCTCCGTGAATTCACCATATAATTATGCCGATCAGATGAGACTGATTGTACCTGAAGAGCTCTGCGAGGCGGGAGAGCTTCGAAGTGAGGTTCTCTTTGCCAAAAAGCTGGCGAGTGCCGCCAAGCTGCTCGCACACTCCGAAGGACGAGCCCTTCTTCTGTTCACTACAATGGAAGAGCTGCGAAGATTCAAGCAGGCTGCAGCCCAGCACCCTTATTTCGCTTCCTATAAGATGCTGTTCGAAGGGGACAGAGAGATCAGCAGCCTAATTGCAGACTTCCAGAACAATGAGGAAACGGTACTCTGTGCAACGAGCTTGTGGGAAGGACTGGACGTACCGGGACCCTCCTTATCCAACGTCATGATCTGGTCACTTCCGTATCCGCCGGAAGATCCGGTATTTATGGCCAAGAGGGAGGCAGCAGAGTCCAGCTATGAGGAAGTGGACATGCCTTATATGCTTCTTAGACTGCGGCAAGGGCTCGGGCGATTGATTCGTTCGTCGTCGGATCAGGGAATTGCCGCTGTGCTTGATCCTGAGATTGTCGCAGATTCGAAGGTCAGAGAACGGGTGGAAGCTGTGCTTCCTCAAGGAGCAGTACTCAGAGTGGAGAAGATATAG
- the cysK gene encoding cysteine synthase A produces the protein MHDQNHSAVPKSGKRLVVNNVTELIGNTPVVRLNRLPKADHADVYVKLEYFNPSGSVKDRAAANLIRQAELRGLLQPGATIIEPTSGNTGIGLAMNAAAKGYKAILVMPDNMSKERINILKAYGAEVVLTPAAERMPGAIQKALELKEAIPGSFIPQQFENQANPDAHRTTTALEIMTQMDGKLDAFVATSGTGGTITGTGEELRRQISDIRIYAVEPAGSPVLSGGEPGPHKLVGTSPGFIPSIVNTHVWDEIIQVTDEDALDIMRRLAAEEGLLLGPSSGASVWAGLQIAKQLGAGHKVLCIAPDTGERYLSTGFFDK, from the coding sequence ATGCATGATCAAAATCATTCTGCCGTGCCGAAATCAGGCAAGCGCCTCGTTGTAAACAATGTAACCGAATTGATCGGTAACACTCCGGTCGTCAGGCTGAATCGTCTACCGAAAGCCGATCATGCTGATGTATACGTCAAGCTCGAATACTTCAATCCCAGCGGCAGTGTGAAGGACCGTGCGGCAGCCAATCTGATCAGACAGGCGGAACTCCGCGGCCTTCTTCAGCCTGGCGCAACCATTATAGAGCCTACCAGCGGAAACACAGGCATCGGTCTGGCTATGAACGCCGCAGCCAAAGGGTATAAAGCAATTCTAGTCATGCCTGATAACATGAGCAAAGAACGAATTAACATACTCAAGGCGTACGGCGCAGAGGTTGTACTCACTCCTGCTGCCGAGCGTATGCCCGGAGCGATTCAAAAAGCGCTGGAGCTTAAAGAAGCCATACCGGGGAGCTTCATCCCGCAGCAATTTGAGAATCAAGCCAATCCGGATGCTCACCGAACGACAACAGCACTCGAAATCATGACCCAGATGGATGGGAAATTAGATGCTTTTGTAGCGACTTCGGGAACCGGCGGAACCATTACAGGAACCGGTGAAGAGCTCCGCCGTCAGATTTCAGACATTCGGATCTATGCAGTTGAACCTGCGGGGTCCCCCGTATTGTCCGGCGGTGAGCCTGGCCCTCATAAACTGGTCGGGACGAGCCCCGGGTTTATTCCTTCCATCGTCAACACCCATGTGTGGGATGAGATTATTCAAGTAACGGACGAGGATGCTCTAGATATCATGCGGCGACTGGCCGCTGAGGAAGGACTTCTGCTCGGTCCGTCTTCCGGCGCATCGGTGTGGGCCGGGCTGCAGATCGCCAAGCAGCTGGGAGCTGGTCACAAAGTGCTCTGTATCGCTCCGGATACAGGCGAACGCTACCTCAGCACAGGTTTTTTTGATAAGTAG
- a CDS encoding GNAT family N-acetyltransferase, which produces MNWTIRQEYPSDYYAITELHALTFSYSYGMGEAVLVNILRARSTFDPELSLVCELDGQIIGHILFTPQPIRIQGSTYQGLILSPLAVHPNYQKQGIGSALIEAGHHRALHKNFALSVVLGHPHYYVRFGYQGKAWMDEQVHIPLESIYTDRIAVVRERRIELGDIPSFSLMWEHLHASSPLALIPGSSIQDWISPGAGTISTALLIDEKLSGYIRYSSTDPEKISFIVAQDSHSLLLIANYFKQKLNPLTASHLSLPLPATSYLLERFGTTFDVNISTYAEYMVKILEGPHHSKLHHHFTAFEEGSIPRGSIIWPVEFDVC; this is translated from the coding sequence ATGAATTGGACCATCCGCCAAGAGTATCCATCCGACTATTATGCCATTACAGAACTGCATGCTCTCACCTTCTCTTACAGCTACGGAATGGGTGAGGCCGTTCTTGTCAATATACTGCGAGCACGGAGCACTTTTGATCCGGAGCTGTCTCTCGTTTGCGAGCTGGATGGGCAGATTATCGGCCACATTTTATTCACCCCCCAGCCTATACGTATCCAGGGCAGCACCTACCAAGGTCTGATTCTGTCTCCACTAGCAGTTCATCCTAATTATCAAAAACAAGGTATCGGATCTGCATTAATCGAAGCGGGCCATCATCGTGCCTTACATAAAAACTTTGCCTTATCCGTTGTACTGGGTCATCCCCATTACTACGTTCGCTTCGGATATCAAGGAAAGGCATGGATGGACGAACAGGTCCACATTCCTTTGGAGAGCATCTATACCGATCGTATTGCCGTAGTAAGGGAACGCCGTATTGAGCTGGGAGATATTCCGTCTTTCTCACTGATGTGGGAGCATCTGCATGCCTCCTCTCCGCTGGCACTTATTCCAGGTTCATCTATTCAGGATTGGATCAGCCCCGGTGCAGGTACGATCAGCACTGCCTTATTAATTGATGAGAAACTTAGCGGATATATTAGATACTCCAGCACAGACCCGGAGAAAATCAGCTTCATTGTGGCACAGGACAGTCATTCCCTGCTCCTCATTGCAAATTACTTCAAACAAAAGTTAAACCCGCTTACGGCTTCTCACTTATCTTTGCCGTTACCAGCAACCTCCTATTTACTCGAACGGTTTGGTACAACCTTTGATGTTAACATCAGCACTTACGCCGAATATATGGTCAAAATATTAGAGGGTCCTCATCACTCCAAGCTGCATCATCATTTCACTGCCTTTGAGGAGGGTAGCATCCCTCGCGGCTCCATTATTTGGCCTGTTGAGTTTGATGTGTGCTGA
- a CDS encoding VOC family protein gives MIHHLEIYVSDLERSTEFWGWLLTELGYEQYQKWEKGISWRFGAAYLVFVQAEDRFLDVPYHRCRVGLNHLAFHAESRAQVDSLTRQMRDRGVPILYENLHPYAGGEQYYAVYFEDPDRIKVELTAPSENTYS, from the coding sequence ATGATTCATCATCTAGAGATCTATGTCTCTGATTTGGAGAGAAGCACTGAATTCTGGGGATGGCTTCTAACGGAGCTGGGATATGAGCAGTATCAGAAATGGGAGAAGGGAATAAGCTGGAGATTTGGAGCGGCTTATCTTGTATTTGTACAGGCCGAGGACCGATTTCTTGATGTCCCGTATCACAGATGCAGAGTAGGGCTTAATCATCTTGCTTTTCACGCCGAATCAAGAGCGCAGGTCGATTCGCTTACCCGTCAGATGAGGGATAGAGGAGTTCCGATCTTGTACGAGAATCTTCACCCTTATGCGGGAGGAGAGCAGTATTACGCTGTATATTTTGAAGATCCTGACCGAATTAAGGTAGAGCTTACAGCACCATCGGAGAATACATACAGCTAA
- the modA gene encoding molybdate ABC transporter substrate-binding protein encodes MLKQTKLSMISFFLLALVFISACASPNASSPNPSADHNNSDSSASSTPSSERTELTISAAASLTDVLEELQPRFETAHPGIKLSFNFGGSGSLQQQIEQGAPADLFLSAAEKNMQALIDKGLMDTENTTTLLTNEIVLITSSSNELPMSSEQDLTAEDIKIVALGIPESVPAGSYAQEALTSLGLYEQLQPKIVQAKDVRQVLQYVETGNADAGFVYKTDALTSSKVKIVHTVDPSSYTAITYPVGVVLDSAHPEAAKAVYDFLQSSEAQAVFTKYGFSVPE; translated from the coding sequence ATGTTAAAACAAACGAAGCTTAGTATGATTTCTTTCTTCCTTCTAGCTCTGGTATTCATATCTGCCTGTGCATCACCCAATGCTTCTTCACCAAACCCTTCAGCAGACCATAACAATTCGGACAGCAGCGCATCCTCGACTCCTTCATCTGAACGCACAGAGCTGACGATCTCAGCGGCTGCAAGCTTAACTGATGTACTGGAGGAACTACAGCCTCGCTTTGAGACAGCTCATCCTGGTATAAAGCTCAGCTTCAACTTTGGCGGCTCCGGCTCTCTTCAGCAGCAGATTGAGCAAGGGGCACCGGCTGATCTGTTTTTGTCAGCAGCTGAGAAAAATATGCAGGCCCTTATAGATAAGGGGCTCATGGATACAGAAAATACGACTACGCTGTTAACCAACGAGATCGTACTGATTACATCCAGCAGCAACGAGCTGCCTATGTCCTCTGAGCAGGATCTCACTGCTGAAGATATCAAGATTGTTGCCCTCGGCATACCTGAAAGTGTACCTGCAGGAAGCTATGCACAAGAGGCGCTTACTTCGCTTGGCTTATATGAACAGCTCCAACCCAAAATAGTTCAGGCCAAGGATGTGCGGCAAGTATTACAGTATGTCGAAACCGGGAATGCCGATGCCGGATTTGTATACAAAACAGATGCACTTACTTCCAGCAAAGTGAAGATCGTGCACACTGTCGATCCCTCAAGCTACACAGCAATTACATACCCTGTAGGTGTGGTATTGGACAGTGCGCATCCCGAAGCGGCAAAAGCGGTTTATGACTTTTTACAGTCTTCTGAAGCCCAAGCTGTATTTACTAAATACGGGTTCTCGGTGCCTGAATGA
- the modB gene encoding molybdate ABC transporter permease subunit gives MMSASFDWHDFWAPVRLSLLVALLSSVITIVMGGLTARWMSKSKFKGKLLLETAFMLPMVLPPTVVGFLLLVLLGRNSWIGAWIEAIFAAPVVFSWTACVIAAVVVSFPLVYQTMKVGFTSIDSELEASGRSIGANEWQVFRYITLPLIWPSVISAYILGFARALGEFGATLMLAGNIPGKTQTVPTAIYIAVDSGNTVMAWAWTIAIVLMSFLLLLLTGRRKKN, from the coding sequence ATGATGTCAGCTTCATTTGACTGGCATGACTTCTGGGCTCCTGTGCGCTTATCCTTACTGGTTGCCCTATTGTCCAGTGTTATCACGATTGTGATGGGCGGGCTTACTGCAAGATGGATGTCCAAGAGCAAGTTCAAAGGAAAGCTGCTGCTAGAAACAGCGTTTATGCTGCCAATGGTCCTTCCACCCACGGTTGTAGGCTTTCTGCTGCTCGTCCTGCTGGGGAGAAATAGCTGGATCGGAGCATGGATTGAGGCCATCTTTGCCGCACCTGTCGTATTCTCATGGACAGCCTGTGTCATCGCCGCCGTTGTCGTCTCGTTTCCACTGGTGTATCAGACGATGAAGGTCGGATTTACGTCCATTGATTCCGAGCTTGAAGCTTCCGGACGCTCGATCGGTGCGAATGAATGGCAGGTATTCCGGTATATTACACTTCCACTCATCTGGCCTTCTGTTATTTCTGCTTATATTCTCGGATTTGCACGAGCGCTTGGTGAGTTCGGCGCAACGCTGATGCTTGCAGGCAATATTCCAGGAAAAACTCAAACCGTCCCTACTGCCATATACATTGCTGTGGACAGCGGGAATACGGTCATGGCCTGGGCCTGGACGATTGCGATCGTACTTATGTCGTTCCTGCTGCTGCTTCTGACAGGACGCAGAAAAAAGAATTAG
- a CDS encoding nucleotide-binding protein, which produces MKTIKPRAFIGCSLEAKPIAAAVHENLRYAAEVTPWYAGVFNPSSYTMEDLEKQVRSSDFAIFIFHPDDITSIRGKMYATVRDNTLFEMGLFMSRLGRGRIFFILPEHVNELDSSKDIEGMRMPSDLLGLGSLTYEIRSDSNWAPAVSVACHKIADMMERLGPWSDMYLTEKVNKVKQEEENKRIQLLKLLRFFRELLRSRKIDDQMLHRMSDTLRTAFVSRPHFLVRGTTVHRVSLSGYIEQVAGNVGEIGRRYPMNINDGKTPDDPSRILVVDAYKENKIKVNLYDDYLEKEYMLCYPVASGYVFTVHLVGHLEAGDDLFQQIDRDNRQLFSAIHDLLGGELG; this is translated from the coding sequence ATGAAGACGATAAAGCCTAGAGCGTTCATCGGATGTTCCCTTGAAGCGAAGCCTATTGCCGCAGCTGTACATGAGAATTTAAGGTATGCTGCTGAAGTCACTCCATGGTATGCCGGCGTTTTTAACCCTAGCAGCTATACGATGGAGGATCTGGAGAAGCAGGTTCGAAGCAGTGATTTCGCCATTTTTATTTTCCACCCGGATGACATCACCAGTATTCGAGGAAAAATGTACGCCACGGTACGGGACAATACCCTGTTTGAAATGGGTCTTTTTATGAGCCGATTGGGAAGAGGACGCATATTCTTTATATTACCTGAGCATGTTAACGAGCTGGATAGCAGTAAGGATATCGAAGGCATGCGAATGCCCAGCGATCTTCTTGGTCTAGGTTCCCTGACTTATGAGATTCGTTCAGATAGCAACTGGGCACCCGCTGTATCGGTAGCCTGTCACAAAATTGCAGACATGATGGAAAGATTAGGCCCTTGGTCGGATATGTATTTAACAGAGAAAGTGAATAAAGTAAAGCAGGAGGAAGAGAATAAACGCATTCAGCTCCTGAAGCTGCTTCGTTTCTTTCGTGAACTGCTGCGTTCCCGCAAAATCGATGATCAAATGCTCCATCGTATGAGCGATACACTAAGAACAGCCTTTGTATCTCGGCCGCACTTTCTCGTACGCGGTACCACGGTGCACCGGGTGTCTCTATCCGGATATATTGAGCAGGTAGCCGGAAATGTCGGTGAGATCGGGAGGCGTTATCCTATGAATATCAATGATGGCAAAACGCCGGATGATCCCAGTCGAATTCTTGTCGTTGATGCGTACAAGGAGAACAAAATTAAGGTGAATCTGTACGATGATTATCTTGAGAAAGAGTATATGCTGTGCTATCCTGTAGCAAGTGGTTATGTATTTACCGTGCATCTTGTTGGACACCTCGAGGCAGGTGATGATCTATTCCAGCAAATTGACCGCGATAATCGTCAATTATTTAGTGCTATTCACGACCTGTTAGGAGGAGAGTTGGGATGA
- a CDS encoding right-handed parallel beta-helix repeat-containing protein, which yields MIAEAGPQNTQALTAAGNLYVAPNGSASNPGTLQSPTTLEHALTQIEAGYTIYMRGGTYSYPSTITIDRNNSGNSATARKTLAAYGNEKPVLDFSAQSFASTNRGLQLFGSYWLVKGLEIKGAGDNGLYIAGNYNRIENIEAHHNRDTGIQLGRYASTAGYSEWPAYNEVINSYSHDNYDPDNGEDADGFAAKLTVGPGNVFDGCIAAYNVDDGWDLYTKDDTGPIGTVTIRNSIAYKNGQTSDGTSTTSSDGNGFKLGGEDIGVNHTVVNSIAFQNKKHGFTFNSNPGSINFKNNTSWSNGQSNFAFDEGTHIFTNNLSFAGGASDKTSGTDVASSNVWWKNKKSVNTKGLLASSEDFQSLVPAVARDANGNPVLGNFLKLASGSDLIGAGTPSGTNIGAR from the coding sequence ATGATTGCCGAGGCTGGACCTCAAAATACACAGGCTCTCACAGCTGCCGGGAATTTATATGTAGCTCCTAACGGTTCTGCAAGCAATCCCGGGACACTCCAAAGTCCGACAACCCTTGAACATGCACTCACGCAAATTGAAGCAGGCTACACAATTTATATGCGCGGCGGTACTTACAGCTATCCCTCTACCATTACAATTGATCGAAATAACAGCGGCAATTCTGCCACGGCAAGAAAAACACTGGCTGCCTACGGAAATGAGAAGCCTGTCCTTGACTTTTCAGCCCAATCCTTTGCCTCGACCAATCGCGGTTTGCAGCTGTTTGGCAGTTACTGGCTTGTGAAAGGTTTGGAAATTAAAGGCGCAGGTGATAACGGACTGTATATAGCCGGTAACTATAACCGTATTGAAAATATAGAAGCGCATCATAACCGAGATACTGGAATTCAGCTTGGCCGCTATGCGTCCACTGCAGGATACAGCGAATGGCCCGCTTATAATGAAGTTATTAATTCATATTCACATGACAATTACGACCCTGATAATGGCGAAGATGCTGACGGCTTTGCTGCTAAGCTTACGGTCGGCCCCGGCAACGTATTTGATGGATGTATAGCGGCTTATAATGTCGATGATGGCTGGGATCTCTATACGAAGGATGATACAGGCCCGATTGGGACGGTAACGATTCGCAACAGCATTGCCTACAAGAACGGTCAAACCTCGGACGGAACGTCTACTACGAGCAGTGACGGCAACGGATTTAAGCTGGGTGGAGAGGATATCGGGGTGAATCATACGGTGGTTAACAGCATTGCTTTCCAAAACAAGAAGCACGGCTTTACTTTTAACAGCAATCCCGGCTCCATTAACTTCAAGAACAATACATCCTGGAGCAACGGACAGAGTAATTTTGCATTTGATGAGGGTACGCATATCTTCACAAACAATTTATCCTTTGCCGGAGGAGCAAGCGATAAGACGAGCGGAACAGACGTAGCATCCAGCAACGTGTGGTGGAAAAACAAAAAAAGCGTCAATACGAAGGGGCTGCTCGCCAGCAGTGAAGATTTTCAGTCTCTTGTTCCCGCAGTTGCTCGTGACGCAAACGGAAATCCGGTATTGGGCAATTTCTTGAAACTGGCTTCAGGCAGTGATTTGATCGGAGCCGGGACACCAAGCGGTACAAATATTGGAGCACGTTAA